A genomic stretch from Halichoerus grypus chromosome 7, mHalGry1.hap1.1, whole genome shotgun sequence includes:
- the FGFBP3 gene encoding fibroblast growth factor-binding protein 3, which produces MSPLRLRASLSLLLLLLGGCLLAAARRDQGAAGSAAEPASGPAGGSSGRFLSRERHACSWQLLRELPGPAAGSELALRCLDPAGALQQCAYRGEPERCAAYAARGSHYWKQVLGRLRRKRRPCQDPAPLKARLCAGKKGHGAELRLVPHGSSPVRPTAAGFPRDPEPPVRSRGRLREPAPAPAGGARLPASKSPRGKPSEKAKAGKRKAASDPEEERALGTRPDPDGLDENAKLTETYCAEKWHSLCNFFVNFWNG; this is translated from the coding sequence ATGAGTCCTCTGAGGCTGCGAGCGTCGCTgtcgctgctgctgctgctgctgggtgGCTGCCTCCTCGCGGCCGCCCGGAGAGACCAGGGGGCGGCAGGCAGCGCGGCGGAGCCGGCCTCGGGTCCCGCTGGCGGCTCGTCCGGCCGCTTCCTCAGCCGCGAGCGGCACGCGTGCAGCTGGCAGCTCCTGCGGGAGCTCCCAGGGCCCGCGGCGGGGAGCGAGCTGGCGCTGCGCTGCCTGGACCCGGCCGGGGCGCTCCAGCAGTGCGCCTACCGCGGGGAGCCCGAGCGCTGCGCCGCCTACGCCGCCCGCGGCTCGCACTACTGGAAGCAGGTGCTGGGACGGCTGCGCAGGAAGCGGCGGCCGTGCCAGGACCCCGCTCCGCTCAAGGCTCGCCTGTGCGCCGGCAAGAAGGGCCACGGCGCCGAGCTGCGCCTGGTGCCCCACGGGTCCTCACCCGTGCGCCCCACCGCGGCCGGCTTCCCCCGGGATCCCGAGCCCCCGGTCAGGAGCCGGGGGCGGCTCCGGGAGCCAGCTCCCGCCCCCGCCGGAGGGGCCCGACTTCCCGCGAGCAAGTCTCCCAGGGGAAAGCCCTCTGAGAAGGCCAAAGCGGGCAAGAGGAAGGCGGCCTCGGACCCAGAAGAGGAGCGCGCCCTGGGGACCCGGCCGGATCCCGACGGGTTGGACGAGAACGCAAAGCTCACGGAGACCTACTGTGCTGAGAAGTGGCACTCCCTTTGCAACTTCTTTGTCAATTTCTGGAATGGCTGA